TGGCCACCGCGGCCATCGTCAATGAGTTCAAATTCTGCAATATAGCCCTTCTCTTTCATGATGCCGAGCATTGCACCGAGAAGCCTGCTTGCCGGTTCAACGATACAGTTCGTCTTACCGACATCGGAGGCGTTCTTGATTGTGCTCATTGCATCTGCAATCGGATTTAATCGTGCCATAACCCTGTGCCTCCTAGTTCATCTTTTTAAAGCCGATTTTTGCGGCATTTTCCCGGAAGCACTGACGGCAGAGCATAATATTGTACCGGCGGACAAGCCCCTGCTTTCTTCCGCACATCTGGCACACATTTGCACCACGGCCGAATTTCTTCGGGGATGCACCGGATTTCTTTCCTTCTTCTGCCATTAGTATACCTCCACATTGAATGCTTCACTCATGTACGCCACAGCGTCTGCTTTTGTGACACGCTGCTTTGTCGGGAGTTTCCTCTTCTGAATTGATCTGCGCGCAATGCGGATACCCTTGCGCTCAAGAACAACCGTGACATCCATACCATAGATACCGATCATTGGATCGTAGCTCTGGCCGGGGAAGTCGGTGTGTTCCTCAATACCGAATGAGAAGTTGCCTGTCGCATCGAACTGGGATGCGGCAAGAGAATTCTCCACAATGCCAAGTGCAGTACGGACGAATTCCTCTGCACGGGCACCACGGAGAGTGACACGACATCCGATTGGCTGTCCTTTCCGGACACCAAAAGCGGGCTGGGTCCTCTTCGCATAGGCACGGATCGGGGACTGACCGGTGATTGCCGAGACAATGTTTTCTGCCTTAACAAGTTTTTCACCGGCCTCGCCGACTGCCATGTGAACGACGACCTTATCTACATAGAGTCCCTGCATTGGGTTCACTGTTCAATCCCCCAATCGCTGATAACGGGCTCCTCACGTCCGATCATAAAGACATAGCCTTCAATCGTCTCGAAGACCTCACCAGTGCCTTCCTCTTCCAGGGTGACACGGTTTGGAATACTTCCGGCGATGACATCGATCTTCGTGATCTTGCCGGTCTTTCCGGAGTGGCGTCCGCCGATGACCATCGCGGTGTTGCCCTCTGCAAATGCAAAGTGGTCAATCACTTCGAACTTGTTCTCCGGCTTCAGGGACAGAACCACAGAGTCCTTGGGTGTATAGTCCTGTGTGTCGACGATGATGTTTGCGCCGTAGCGGAGGTTCAGCTGAATCTTTCCGCCTTTAACGATGGTCTTGTCTGCAATCTTGCACAGACGGCTCTCTGCAGCCTCTGCGGAGATCGGAATTGAGACAATATCACCGCGCTTTGCACGGAGAAGACGGAAATACTTGTCCACAGACGGGAGAGCAACGATGTCAAACACACCGAGACCCATCTTCGGGTCAGTGCAGACAGCACCGTTCACAATCACTGCACGGCTCTTGAGGACACGCTTGACCTCTTTCATCGTGAGTGCAATTCCCATATGGTCACGCAGCCACACTGCCATAGGCATTGCGCTTGCATTGTGGGGACCTGCTGCGGTCTTGGTCACAAATGTATTCGTCTTCTTGGCAATACGCCATGAACCCGGACTGTTGAGCCTCTTTAAGTGGTTCGACATTATTTCTTCGCCTCCAGCTTTTCCTCACGGCGTTTGTCTTTCAGATTCAGTTTCACAATGCAGACATTGGATGCTGCAACCGGGCGCGGAACTTCGGTTCCGTCTGCACGGGTTGATGCAACACCGTGGACAATGATCCGTGAATTCTCAAGATCAACGATGTCAACAACGCCCTCGTCACCGGCGAAATCGCCCCGGGTGACACGGACGGTGTCACCGGTGACAACACGCACGTTGCGGCGGCTGTACTGCTCCCGGAGTTCTGTTGAAAGCGGAGCATTCAGGAAACGACCCCTCGCGTGAAGGGGTGCATTGTAGCGGAATTTGCGCTGTTTGCGCGGCTGTTTGCTTGCAATACGTACCATATTTCCTTCACCTCAGACGATAATCGTCGCCATAGAACCGATCTTGGGGAAACGCTCTGCCACTTCACGTGCGACAGGGCCCTTAATCTCTGTTCCCTTGGGTTC
Above is a window of Methanogenium organophilum DNA encoding:
- a CDS encoding 50S ribosomal protein L5 is translated as MNPMQGLYVDKVVVHMAVGEAGEKLVKAENIVSAITGQSPIRAYAKRTQPAFGVRKGQPIGCRVTLRGARAEEFVRTALGIVENSLAASQFDATGNFSFGIEEHTDFPGQSYDPMIGIYGMDVTVVLERKGIRIARRSIQKRKLPTKQRVTKADAVAYMSEAFNVEVY
- a CDS encoding 30S ribosomal protein S4e — protein: MSNHLKRLNSPGSWRIAKKTNTFVTKTAAGPHNASAMPMAVWLRDHMGIALTMKEVKRVLKSRAVIVNGAVCTDPKMGLGVFDIVALPSVDKYFRLLRAKRGDIVSIPISAEAAESRLCKIADKTIVKGGKIQLNLRYGANIIVDTQDYTPKDSVVLSLKPENKFEVIDHFAFAEGNTAMVIGGRHSGKTGKITKIDVIAGSIPNRVTLEEEGTGEVFETIEGYVFMIGREEPVISDWGIEQ
- the rplX gene encoding 50S ribosomal protein L24, which encodes MVRIASKQPRKQRKFRYNAPLHARGRFLNAPLSTELREQYSRRNVRVVTGDTVRVTRGDFAGDEGVVDIVDLENSRIIVHGVASTRADGTEVPRPVAASNVCIVKLNLKDKRREEKLEAKK
- a CDS encoding 30S ribosomal protein S14, translating into MAEEGKKSGASPKKFGRGANVCQMCGRKQGLVRRYNIMLCRQCFRENAAKIGFKKMN